Sequence from the Planctomycetia bacterium genome:
TTTTCTTTTTGAATTCATCGTAAAGCTGCTGATACTTGATTAGATGTGCTACTTTTCTTTCAGTGGAACAAAGAAATTCAAGAACTTTCAAATGTGAAGGTGAGAGTTCATCAACATACCGTATGAACAAAAGCTCCAGGTCTGCATTTAGGTCGATTCCTTTCGCCGTGTTCAACACTACTGTCTTTAGCGCTAGCAGCTTCTCTGCTTGGTGATTCCGAATGGCTACGTGCGTAGCGTGTAGTAGCACCGACACAAACTTTTCATCTGCTATGATTCGATCGACTAGGCTATCGTCATTCTGTTGCAGTTGCGCAAGATCTTGAGCTACATTGCACATCCATTCATTTTTTCTTCTCTCGATGGGTGGGGTGAGTATCGCATTGAATATCTCCACCGCAGGCCCCCCCACAATTGGGATAGTGGAAATAAGGGCGCGTAAAAGGGTGTGGATTGTATCCCTTATTTCAGGCTTTGGAGGAAGCAAAGAGTCCTTCATCCAGCACGTATTCCAAATAAAACGATGAGCCACAACCCATCTCGTGGCTTGCAGAGTATGTTGTCGCGATTCCACATCGATTCCTTAGCCTTTTAGGTGGATGGTCACCTAGTTGGTTATCCAACAGCCCAGCTTGTGGTTATCCCGCTGTTCTAGGTATTTTGGGCTTCTTTCAAAATGGCTTTCAAGCTAAACACCTCCTTTCGATTCTGAATTGTAATTCGATGACGAGACCATTTTATTTCTTCAACTTCTCCGCTATCGCAGTGAACTGCTCCAGCGCAGTCTCCAAGTCGTCGGCAATCTCTTGCGCCAGAATATCTGGCTCTGGTAGATCATCTGAATCTTCCAGGCTTTTATCCTTGAGCCAGAAGATGTCGAGATTTACCTTGTCCCGCTTGATCAGGTCTTCGTAGTCGTAGCTTCGCCAGCGGCCTTCCTGGTTGGCTTCGCTCCAGAGGGGTTTGCGGAGGTGGCGTTTACCGGGGCGGTAGCATTCGACGAACTCATCGAGGTCGGCGCGTTTCAGGGGATTGGTCTTCTGGGTGAAGTGCATGTTGGTTCGCAGGTCGTACACCCATAGCGTCTTCGTCCACGGGTTCTCCTGGGCGGGTTTGGCATCCAAGAAGAGGACATTGGCCTTCACGCCTTGGGCGTAGAAGATGCCTGTAGGCAGTCGAAGCAAGGTATGCACATCACATTGCTTGAGCAGGTTCTTGCGCACCGTTTCGCCTGCTCCACCTTCAAACAACACATTGTCCGGTACCACAATGGCACAACGGCCATTCACCTTGAGCAGCGTCTTCACATGCTGAACGAAGTTGAGCTGCTTGTTCTTGGTCGTCGTCCAGAAGTCCTGGCGTTCGTAGGCGGTATCTTCCTTCTCTAGGTCGCCTTCTTCATTGACGACTGCAATACTGCTTTTCTTCCCAAACGGTGGATTGGTCAGCACTACGGAGAATCGTTCACCTGGGTCATTCGCCAGACTGTCCACGCCAGACTTGATCGGGCATGGGTCAGCATCGATACCATGCAGGTAGAGATTCATAATGCACAGCCGGGCGGTGTTGGGGACTAGCTCCCAGCCTTTGACGAACTTCGTCCGCAGGTGCTTCTTCTTGTCCTTGTCGAGATTGCTCCCCTGATGTTTGACCACGTAATCGTAAGCAGATAAAAGAAACCCACCTGTACCAGCAGCCGGATCACAAACTGTATCATTCGCAGTGGGCTGAACACAATCGACGATAGCTTTGATGAGTTCCCTGGGTGTGAAGTATTGGCCAGCGCCCTTGGGGCTTTCGGCTGCACTTTTGGAGAGTAACCCTTCGTAGATGTCGCCTTTGACATCAGCCTGCATCGAAGACCATTTTTCGGTATCAATGAGGTCGACGATTAATCGGCGGAGCGTGGCAGGGTTCTGAATTTCAGGGCGGGCTTTCTTGAAAATTTCACCCAGCATGCCCAGCTTCTTGCCCAGTTCTTCGAGGATGTGCCGGTAGTGGGCTTCGAGTTCATCGCCTTCCCGTTTGAGCAGGCTTTCCCAACTGTACTGGGACGGCACGATCGCAGGCCGATTGTAAGGCGGTTTGGTCTGCTCGTCTGCCATCTTGAGAAAGAGCAGAAACGTAATCTGCTCGGTATAGGCCATGTACGAAAGGCCATCGTCTCGCAGAACGTGGGCGAAATTCCAGGCTTTGTTGACGATTTGTTGGGAGTCGTTGGTCATGAATCAGTGCTCTCGACATTACCATTCCGGAAGTTACCGGAAACAAAATAGAACTACACATACTAACTTTGATTACCATAAGTCCTTATCAAATAAGCCTTTGCTCCAGTTCTTTTGGATGTCATGCAACGATATAAGGAAATATCCGGAAGAGTTAGGCATTTGCTTGCCTATCAGTTCGAATATAGAAAGTGCTCTTCCCCAAACCTTGCCTTCGTAAAAAGCCACTCTTTACCAGTAAAGCTAAATCACTGCGAGCAGTGCGCTCTGTGCTCTCAATTTCCTTGGCATAGTCGGCAAGTCTGATTTGTTCGCCAGGCCGTAGTTTTTTCACCAATTGCAACTGTCTTTCATTGAGTCGTGAGTCAGCTGATTTTCGCGAAGACAGGCGATTGATAAATGTTAGGCGAGTTCCAGAGGCATTAGATTCCCAACGAGGCTTTTCAAAGCCAGCTAGCTCAAGCTCTTTGGCAATTAATAGCGTTCCTCTTCCGATCTTTTCGATGTAACCACGTAGGAAGCATACGTTCGCAAGATCGGGATTACGTGGAAGTGAAGGATGTTCACGAAACAATTCCCGCGAAGGCAGTTCATTGGGGAGTGATCCCGCATTCCAGATGCTGAACCGGTCAGGAAATATCTCGATGAAAGTTCCACCCGACACTTGAGAAAGATCACGATGCACTAGGGCATTGATGATTCCTTCTCGAATGGCTCCAAAAGGAAAATTCAGTTGATCTTCTCTTTGAAATTGGTTCTCAATGAATCGTGAAGTTATGCTGATCTTTTGTTTGATGAGTTCCTCGATCCTGCGTAAACAGCCAAAGAGATGCAATATGATGTTCTCGTCAAAAGGTAATTCTGCACCAGTCCGATCAGTACTGTAGGAAGTCACTCGTACAGCAGCTTGCGGAAATAACTTAGTTGGCTTACTCCCGAAAAGTATAACTGCAGCGTTAGTGATTTGACCAAAATGTAAAAGTGATAAATCCTGGAGAACAAGTTTGATATCGGTAGGGTCATTGAAAGATAGCCTACCAGTCGACATGATTTCGTTTGCAGCTAAACGAATCTCGTTTTGATCCAAATCACTAAGTTCGCATCCAAGTGCAGGTTGTCGTTCCCAGCGAAGATCAGATTTTGATCGTTCCAAGATGATTTGATGGATATGCTCTGGATTTGCATGAATGTTCTGAGCACCTTGTCGAATCCAGATAGTACCGTCGATCAAATAAGGCTTTTGCCCCCCTCGCGGAACTTCAATAACCAATATTGGTATGCCATCAACGTCTTCATCAGACACAGTCCAGGAAGCGGCAGGCTTTATTTTTTCGGCTAAATAAGATCTAAGTTGATGTACTTGCTGCAAGCTAATGTTGTATCCAACTAAACTTCTATCTGGCCTGACACCTAAAAAGAGTGTCCCACCCTGACTATTCAAGAAAGAACACACGGTACGAGCAAGCAGGTCACGGTCGTATTGCGCGGTCATTTCAAGTGTTGAACTTTCTTGTTGTGACAACCTTTCGCTCAACTCATTTTTTGTCATGATGTCCTCCGATGTGTAATGCATCTCGGACTTTTGAAACATCGCGAAACTGAGTCTCGATAAAAACAAAAGCATCTGACAAGTGGAAGTACTCTTGAGCCCAATGACTTGCTCTTTTTTCTATAGGAACATGCGCCTGAATGGCGTCATCGTACATCTCCAATACTCGCAAATCGTCAAAGACTGGAGTCTTTTTAAACACAGGCTGTTTCTTCCTGCGCTGTCCCTTCTTGGTAAATAGATATTGCCGCATAAACTGTCGGGTAAATGTAACATGTGTATGAGCGAGAAACCAACGTGGCTTATTCAGCTTAACAGCATGTAATATTTCCTCATGTGTAATAGAACGCTCTCCTATTTTTCCCGAACCATAGAAAGGTCGAATAATACCCAGGAATAAATCGCATTCCTCAACTGCCTTCAAGCACGCTTGAAGATTGGAATTGCCAGGAGGTATATGTATCGTACCTGCATGCGAATTTAGAACATGATAACCATAGTTCCTTAACACGCCACATATTTGAAGTAAGTGATCTTCAAAATGATAGACTGTCGAGGCGACCATGATCTTCAAAGGCGTTATGGTTGCAAC
This genomic interval carries:
- a CDS encoding SAM-dependent DNA methyltransferase, whose amino-acid sequence is MTNDSQQIVNKAWNFAHVLRDDGLSYMAYTEQITFLLFLKMADEQTKPPYNRPAIVPSQYSWESLLKREGDELEAHYRHILEELGKKLGMLGEIFKKARPEIQNPATLRRLIVDLIDTEKWSSMQADVKGDIYEGLLSKSAAESPKGAGQYFTPRELIKAIVDCVQPTANDTVCDPAAGTGGFLLSAYDYVVKHQGSNLDKDKKKHLRTKFVKGWELVPNTARLCIMNLYLHGIDADPCPIKSGVDSLANDPGERFSVVLTNPPFGKKSSIAVVNEEGDLEKEDTAYERQDFWTTTKNKQLNFVQHVKTLLKVNGRCAIVVPDNVLFEGGAGETVRKNLLKQCDVHTLLRLPTGIFYAQGVKANVLFLDAKPAQENPWTKTLWVYDLRTNMHFTQKTNPLKRADLDEFVECYRPGKRHLRKPLWSEANQEGRWRSYDYEDLIKRDKVNLDIFWLKDKSLEDSDDLPEPDILAQEIADDLETALEQFTAIAEKLKK
- a CDS encoding putative DNA binding domain-containing protein, which encodes MTKNELSERLSQQESSTLEMTAQYDRDLLARTVCSFLNSQGGTLFLGVRPDRSLVGYNISLQQVHQLRSYLAEKIKPAASWTVSDEDVDGIPILVIEVPRGGQKPYLIDGTIWIRQGAQNIHANPEHIHQIILERSKSDLRWERQPALGCELSDLDQNEIRLAANEIMSTGRLSFNDPTDIKLVLQDLSLLHFGQITNAAVILFGSKPTKLFPQAAVRVTSYSTDRTGAELPFDENIILHLFGCLRRIEELIKQKISITSRFIENQFQREDQLNFPFGAIREGIINALVHRDLSQVSGGTFIEIFPDRFSIWNAGSLPNELPSRELFREHPSLPRNPDLANVCFLRGYIEKIGRGTLLIAKELELAGFEKPRWESNASGTRLTFINRLSSRKSADSRLNERQLQLVKKLRPGEQIRLADYAKEIESTERTARSDLALLVKSGFLRRQGLGKSTFYIRTDRQANA
- a CDS encoding DUF4062 domain-containing protein, giving the protein MNNPIQTISAVATITPLKIMVASTVYHFEDHLLQICGVLRNYGYHVLNSHAGTIHIPPGNSNLQACLKAVEECDLFLGIIRPFYGSGKIGERSITHEEILHAVKLNKPRWFLAHTHVTFTRQFMRQYLFTKKGQRRKKQPVFKKTPVFDDLRVLEMYDDAIQAHVPIEKRASHWAQEYFHLSDAFVFIETQFRDVSKVRDALHIGGHHDKK